In the Kitasatospora terrestris genome, one interval contains:
- a CDS encoding SUKH-4 family immunity protein, translating to MIRDFPLLPLPQYGVARIGCSPEVPASIAADLRKIGVPAGLIGYEYQPLTEATLLGRIGESGLVVFGTSGLFGRLGIDVASGRVVQIPKTDSATAWHVNRDLGAFHQCVAATIARFPFYEEDEEDRFQEAADELRRLLTALDDTALADNGLWETLCDDVAMGDYANWEEE from the coding sequence ATGATCCGAGACTTCCCGTTGCTGCCGTTGCCCCAGTACGGCGTGGCCCGTATCGGCTGCTCGCCGGAGGTGCCCGCCTCGATCGCCGCCGATCTGCGAAAGATCGGTGTGCCAGCAGGGCTGATCGGTTATGAGTACCAGCCCCTGACCGAGGCGACGCTGCTGGGCCGGATCGGTGAGTCGGGGTTGGTCGTCTTCGGGACCAGCGGCCTGTTCGGTCGGCTCGGCATCGACGTGGCCTCGGGTCGCGTCGTCCAGATCCCCAAGACCGATTCCGCGACCGCCTGGCATGTGAACAGGGACCTCGGAGCCTTCCACCAGTGCGTCGCGGCCACCATCGCCCGATTCCCGTTCTACGAGGAAGACGAGGAGGACAGGTTCCAGGAGGCGGCGGACGAGCTTCGCCGGCTCCTCACCGCGCTCGATGACACCGCACTCGCAGACAACGGGTTGTGGGAGACCTTGTGCGACGACGTGGCGATGGGCGACTACGCGAACTGGGAGGAGGAATGA
- a CDS encoding GNAT family N-acetyltransferase, protein MDVHLKPWSESALGLLRRINTPQMRHHVGGPEPEEQLLARHRRYLAMPETSRGCMFVILLADEMVGSIAYHQRDWQGEQIYETGWNVLPPYQGRGIAAAAGAALIGIVREAARRPDAPQGLHAFPSVENAPSNALCNRLGFTLIDACDFEYPAGSGTLMRSNNWRLDLADQG, encoded by the coding sequence ATGGACGTTCATCTCAAGCCGTGGTCGGAATCCGCGCTCGGCCTGCTGCGGCGGATCAATACCCCGCAGATGCGCCACCACGTCGGCGGACCCGAGCCTGAGGAGCAGCTGCTCGCCCGGCACCGCCGCTACCTGGCCATGCCCGAAACCAGCCGCGGCTGCATGTTCGTGATCCTGCTCGCCGATGAAATGGTCGGCAGCATCGCCTACCACCAGCGCGACTGGCAAGGCGAGCAGATCTACGAAACCGGCTGGAATGTCCTACCGCCCTACCAGGGCCGCGGCATCGCCGCCGCAGCCGGCGCCGCCTTGATCGGCATCGTGCGTGAGGCCGCACGCCGACCCGACGCGCCCCAAGGCCTGCACGCCTTCCCCTCGGTCGAGAACGCCCCCTCGAACGCCCTCTGCAACCGCCTCGGGTTCACCCTCATCGACGCCTGCGACTTCGAATACCCAGCAGGCAGCGGAACCCTGATGCGCAGCAACAACTGGCGCCTCGACCTCGCCGACCAGGGATAA